One window of the Shewanella maritima genome contains the following:
- a CDS encoding ribonuclease E inhibitor RraB, whose protein sequence is MQFPEDDNGQMLAAMAESGIDLTKALDVDFFLVFDDQRDAESALETLVQDRAEGELEIHFDEDTEKWEVIVCINMVPEYDALVAKEVALNEFAQEFDGISDGWGVMQHQEGDGEFADEAE, encoded by the coding sequence ATGCAATTTCCTGAAGATGATAACGGCCAAATGCTAGCGGCAATGGCTGAGTCAGGTATTGATTTAACTAAAGCGCTAGATGTGGACTTTTTCTTGGTATTTGACGATCAGCGTGATGCTGAATCTGCCCTAGAAACTTTGGTTCAAGACCGAGCTGAAGGCGAGTTAGAAATCCACTTTGATGAAGACACTGAAAAGTGGGAAGTTATTGTGTGCATTAACATGGTGCCAGAGTATGATGCACTGGTAGCAAAAGAAGTCGCATTGAATGAATTTGCTCAAGAGTTTGACGGCATTTCTGATGGCTGGGGCGTAATGCAGCATCAAGAAGGTGACGGCGAGTTTGCCGACGAAGCTGAGTAA
- the ligA gene encoding NAD-dependent DNA ligase LigA: MQDIQSQMAQLTETINQHNIRYYVDDAPSIPDAEYDRLMQQLIALESEHPELKLADSPTQRVGGAPLDKFEQITHLKPMLSLDNAFDQDDFEAFNKRITDKVSDVHYVCEPKLDGLAVSITYRNGVLERAATRGDGTVGEDITENVRTIRSIPLKLRGDDYPELVEVRGEVFMPKSAFDALNARQLAKNEKVFVNPRNAAAGSLRQLDSKVAAERALDFYAYALGVVDGASEPMSNEHYGQLMQLKKWGHPVSSEVKVCESLTQVFDYYGDILNRRSELEYEIDGVVIKVNDITKQESLGFVAKAPRWAIAYKFPAQEELTVLEAVDFQVGRTGAITPVARLKPVFVGGVTVSNATLHNADEIARLGVKVKDTVIIRRAGDVIPQIVAIVPEKRPEDAVDVSFPSQCPVCGSDAEREEGEAVLRCTGGLFCEAQRKEAIKHFASRKALNVDGLGDKVVEQMIDKELIKSPADLFALTPSMLTMLERMGMKSATKLVAAIDSAKQTTLARFLYSLGIREVGEATAANLASHFKSLDAIKQASLDQLIEVEDVGAIVAKHISHFFKQEHNVEVVDALIAAGVNWPAIEEVNEADLSLKGQTWVLTGTLTQLNRNEAKAQLQALGAKVAGSVSKNTDCLVAGEAAGSKLTKAQDLGIKVIDEQALLDLLNSAG; this comes from the coding sequence ATGCAAGACATTCAATCACAGATGGCGCAACTAACTGAAACCATCAACCAACATAATATTCGCTATTACGTTGATGATGCACCATCGATTCCTGATGCTGAATATGACCGTTTAATGCAGCAGCTTATCGCGTTAGAAAGTGAACATCCTGAGTTAAAACTCGCTGATTCACCAACCCAACGTGTTGGCGGTGCGCCGCTGGATAAGTTTGAGCAGATCACTCACTTAAAACCTATGCTCAGTCTAGATAATGCCTTTGACCAGGACGACTTTGAAGCCTTTAACAAGCGCATTACCGATAAAGTGAGCGATGTCCATTATGTGTGCGAGCCAAAACTAGATGGCCTTGCAGTAAGCATTACCTATCGCAATGGTGTACTTGAGCGCGCTGCAACTCGTGGTGATGGCACTGTCGGTGAAGATATTACCGAGAACGTGCGCACCATTCGCTCTATTCCATTAAAGCTACGCGGTGATGATTACCCTGAGTTAGTTGAAGTGCGCGGTGAAGTGTTTATGCCAAAATCAGCCTTTGATGCGCTAAACGCGCGTCAGTTGGCTAAAAACGAAAAAGTGTTCGTGAATCCACGCAACGCTGCAGCTGGCAGTTTACGCCAGCTTGATAGCAAGGTTGCCGCTGAGCGTGCTCTGGACTTTTATGCTTACGCGCTTGGCGTAGTCGATGGCGCTAGCGAGCCAATGAGCAATGAGCACTATGGTCAGCTAATGCAGCTTAAAAAGTGGGGCCATCCTGTTTCAAGCGAAGTGAAAGTATGTGAATCGCTTACGCAGGTGTTTGACTACTATGGCGACATTTTAAATCGCCGCAGTGAGCTTGAATATGAAATTGATGGCGTGGTGATCAAGGTAAACGACATCACTAAGCAAGAAAGCTTAGGCTTTGTTGCTAAAGCGCCGCGTTGGGCTATCGCCTATAAATTCCCTGCGCAAGAAGAGCTAACTGTGCTTGAAGCGGTTGATTTTCAAGTGGGGCGCACAGGTGCTATTACTCCAGTAGCACGCTTAAAGCCTGTGTTTGTTGGCGGCGTGACTGTGTCAAATGCCACGCTACATAATGCAGATGAGATTGCTCGATTAGGTGTAAAAGTAAAAGATACTGTGATTATTCGCCGTGCTGGTGACGTTATTCCACAAATTGTCGCTATCGTGCCTGAAAAGCGCCCTGAAGATGCCGTTGATGTTAGCTTCCCAAGCCAATGCCCGGTATGTGGTAGCGATGCTGAACGTGAAGAGGGAGAGGCGGTGCTTCGCTGCACAGGTGGATTATTCTGTGAAGCTCAGCGCAAAGAAGCCATTAAGCATTTTGCTTCACGTAAAGCGTTAAACGTTGATGGTCTAGGCGATAAAGTCGTTGAGCAGATGATTGATAAAGAGTTGATCAAAAGCCCTGCTGACCTATTCGCGCTTACGCCGTCTATGTTAACCATGCTTGAACGTATGGGCATGAAGTCTGCCACCAAGCTAGTTGCGGCGATAGATAGCGCGAAACAAACCACATTAGCGCGCTTTTTATACTCACTGGGTATTCGCGAAGTGGGCGAAGCGACAGCTGCAAACCTAGCCAGTCATTTCAAATCACTTGATGCGATAAAACAGGCGAGCTTAGATCAGCTGATTGAAGTTGAAGATGTTGGCGCGATTGTCGCAAAGCACATCAGTCATTTCTTTAAGCAAGAGCATAACGTTGAAGTCGTCGACGCGCTTATTGCTGCCGGCGTTAACTGGCCAGCAATTGAAGAGGTTAACGAAGCCGACTTAAGCCTTAAAGGGCAAACCTGGGTGTTAACTGGCACCTTGACGCAACTTAATCGCAACGAAGCCAAGGCACAACTACAAGCCTTAGGCGCAAAAGTTGCTGGCAGCGTGTCTAAGAATACAGATTGCTTGGTTGCAGGTGAAGCGGCGGGTTCAAAGCTCACCAAGGCACAAGACCTCGGCATTAAAGTGATTGATGAGCAAGCTTTGCTGGATCTGCTCAACAGCGCAGGTTAA
- the zipA gene encoding cell division protein ZipA has protein sequence MDTGLIMKDLQLVLFILGALAIVGVLVHGFWSIRRQQPKSMKESPMVDFYKEQSKRDADGFDADGVGEVRVRKADDNEPQDELDDIPEPEITPPKQTASSASQLQHEPKQQALFADTDAEDEKSQQKEPEFKQEPSFSDKDHDFAPINIEIDDGQAPDITLELSDSESSNLQAGDESAVEQGVDVTAKDAPQPASGIKDTEQQTTATAEPQEPVDVLVLHVVAKEGEQLQGAELLPCLLSLNFKFGEMDIFHRHIDNAGKGEKLFSLANMMKPGVFDPDNMEQFVTQGVVLFMTLPSYNDATMNFTIMLNSALQMVDDLGAELLDDRRQPWNDETRQQYIQRIRDAA, from the coding sequence ATGGATACAGGGTTAATAATGAAAGACTTGCAATTAGTGTTGTTTATTCTCGGTGCACTGGCCATTGTTGGCGTTTTAGTTCACGGTTTTTGGTCAATTAGACGGCAGCAACCTAAGTCAATGAAAGAAAGCCCGATGGTGGATTTTTACAAAGAGCAATCCAAGCGTGACGCTGACGGTTTTGATGCCGATGGCGTAGGTGAGGTGAGAGTTCGCAAGGCTGATGACAACGAACCTCAGGATGAACTTGATGACATACCTGAGCCAGAAATTACGCCGCCAAAGCAAACCGCAAGCTCTGCTTCGCAGCTGCAACATGAACCTAAGCAGCAAGCTTTATTTGCAGATACTGATGCTGAAGATGAGAAGTCGCAACAAAAAGAGCCAGAGTTTAAGCAAGAGCCAAGCTTCAGCGATAAAGACCATGACTTTGCGCCAATCAATATCGAGATTGATGACGGCCAAGCTCCTGATATTACACTTGAGCTAAGCGACTCTGAGTCAAGTAACCTTCAAGCTGGTGACGAAAGTGCAGTAGAGCAAGGCGTTGACGTGACAGCCAAGGATGCGCCACAGCCTGCGAGTGGGATTAAAGATACAGAGCAACAAACAACAGCTACAGCCGAGCCGCAAGAGCCGGTTGATGTACTGGTATTACATGTTGTCGCTAAAGAAGGTGAGCAATTACAAGGTGCAGAATTACTGCCGTGCTTGTTATCACTTAACTTCAAATTTGGCGAGATGGATATTTTCCACCGTCATATTGATAATGCCGGTAAAGGTGAAAAGCTATTCTCGCTGGCCAACATGATGAAACCAGGGGTATTTGACCCAGACAACATGGAGCAGTTTGTGACCCAAGGTGTAGTGCTGTTTATGACGTTACCAAGCTATAACGACGCGACGATGAACTTCACCATAATGCTGAACTCAGCATTGCAAATGGTTGACGACTTAGGCGCGGAATTACTTGATGACAGACGTCAGCCTTGGAATGATGAAACACGCCAACAGTACATTCAACGTATTCGAGACGCTGCTTAA
- a CDS encoding NAD(P)-binding domain-containing protein, with the protein MANVAVIGCGWFGLPLAQSLVKQGHQVFGSKRSGQDAANLNELGIRGFALDLAKELVQSSLSAQMQQALQSDVVVVNIPPGLRRGETNYLEYVAKLEHLLLGKPYKRLVFISTTGVYPTSSVPLKADDATVNANALLGPLLDETMAQASSPASDILLKAESVMASLNMETLNQGNVSKTTIVRFAGLIGPKRHPGRFFAGKTDVPGGNVAVNLVHLDDCVASVSLIIHAALNHPDLLGEVYNLCAPIHLPKSEFYSEACEHLGVDSATFSEQPQPSKRIDGSLICRDLGFRYLYQDPRQMLDAC; encoded by the coding sequence ATGGCAAACGTCGCCGTTATTGGCTGTGGTTGGTTTGGGCTGCCGCTGGCTCAGTCATTAGTTAAACAAGGCCATCAAGTATTCGGCTCAAAGCGTAGTGGGCAAGATGCTGCAAATCTAAATGAGTTGGGGATTAGGGGCTTTGCGCTGGATTTAGCCAAAGAGTTGGTGCAATCGAGCTTATCTGCTCAGATGCAGCAAGCGCTGCAAAGCGATGTTGTGGTTGTTAATATTCCGCCAGGACTGCGCAGAGGAGAGACAAACTATTTAGAGTATGTCGCTAAGCTTGAACATTTGCTGTTAGGTAAACCATACAAGCGCTTAGTGTTTATTAGCACCACAGGTGTTTATCCGACGAGTTCAGTTCCATTGAAAGCTGATGATGCCACTGTTAATGCTAATGCGCTGTTGGGACCATTACTGGATGAAACCATGGCACAAGCGAGCTCGCCTGCCAGTGATATTTTGCTAAAAGCCGAATCAGTCATGGCAAGCTTGAACATGGAAACGCTAAATCAAGGTAATGTATCTAAGACCACCATAGTGCGCTTTGCCGGTTTAATTGGGCCTAAGCGTCATCCTGGGCGATTCTTTGCGGGTAAAACCGATGTGCCAGGCGGTAATGTTGCTGTTAACCTAGTGCATCTTGATGATTGTGTTGCCTCTGTGTCACTGATTATTCATGCCGCGTTAAATCATCCAGATTTGTTGGGAGAGGTATATAATCTTTGTGCGCCTATTCACCTGCCTAAGTCTGAATTCTACAGCGAAGCCTGTGAGCATTTAGGTGTCGATAGCGCGACTTTTAGTGAGCAACCACAACCTAGCAAGCGCATTGATGGCAGTTTAATTTGTCGCGACTTAGGCTTTCGCTATTTATATCAAGATCCCCGGCAAATGCTTGATGCTTGCTAA
- a CDS encoding RNA-binding S4 domain-containing protein, translating to MQEFSLLSGDDYVELYKVLKVQGLVNAGGDAKHVIAEGMVTVNGEVDTRKRKKCVVGDVIEFNGVAVKIIPAE from the coding sequence ATGCAAGAGTTTTCTCTACTTAGCGGCGATGACTATGTTGAGCTATACAAGGTATTAAAAGTACAAGGTTTAGTGAATGCTGGTGGTGACGCTAAGCACGTTATCGCGGAAGGTATGGTTACCGTGAATGGTGAAGTTGATACCCGTAAGCGCAAGAAGTGTGTTGTTGGTGACGTGATTGAGTTCAATGGCGTTGCAGTTAAAATTATTCCAGCTGAATAA
- a CDS encoding HD-GYP domain-containing protein — MAKTELTQLPVSKIVVGMTIKLPLSWTEHPFFRSKVKIEQKSQIALIRGLNTSFVYLLDGHDLIPEQPEVVDEPVTILPATEMPDYKVEAKKSIRRGQQRFIRCVNDSRGVFGKVVSDPEGAYRDAVTLVESMMEHLNETDSPHLTLVSSNELEVSVTQHGVSVAVLSMMIAHMAGLPPSDIRDIAIGSLFHDIGKLKVPENIRRKHGELTDHEVNFMRMHPNFGYEMLVKNNLYPKAMLHIVRHHHEFVDGSGYPDKLTAKKIPITTQIVSLVNDYESLLRRYLSPQLALGVLFKSRKQKHDEKLVSQLVKVLGIYPPGTLVNLTDGSFAKVMMTTSEVKKPHVWACSPRGEDATLRFLMEEEVSVSEVVKLENLPESVLKTLQAENTISFYFSDFEH, encoded by the coding sequence TTGGCTAAAACGGAATTAACTCAGTTGCCAGTGTCCAAGATCGTCGTGGGAATGACGATTAAGCTGCCCCTGTCTTGGACCGAGCACCCGTTTTTTCGAAGCAAAGTAAAAATTGAGCAAAAATCTCAAATTGCCCTCATTCGCGGGCTAAACACTTCTTTTGTTTATCTATTAGATGGTCATGATTTAATCCCTGAGCAGCCGGAAGTCGTTGACGAGCCCGTCACCATCTTGCCTGCTACCGAAATGCCTGATTATAAAGTTGAGGCAAAAAAGTCCATTCGTCGTGGTCAGCAGCGCTTTATCCGCTGCGTTAATGACAGTCGCGGCGTGTTTGGTAAGGTGGTCAGCGACCCAGAAGGTGCTTATCGTGATGCGGTGACTCTGGTTGAAAGCATGATGGAACACCTAAATGAAACTGATTCACCTCATTTAACCCTAGTCAGTAGTAATGAACTTGAAGTGAGCGTAACTCAACATGGAGTGTCAGTCGCCGTGCTATCGATGATGATAGCCCATATGGCAGGTTTGCCACCAAGTGATATTCGCGATATTGCTATTGGTAGTTTGTTCCATGACATTGGTAAATTAAAGGTACCTGAGAATATCCGCCGCAAGCATGGTGAGCTGACAGATCACGAAGTGAATTTTATGCGCATGCATCCAAATTTTGGCTACGAAATGCTGGTAAAGAACAACCTTTACCCTAAAGCCATGTTACACATAGTGCGTCACCACCATGAGTTTGTGGATGGCAGTGGTTACCCAGACAAGCTGACAGCTAAAAAAATTCCCATCACCACGCAAATTGTAAGCCTAGTGAATGACTATGAGTCGCTGCTAAGACGCTATCTATCGCCACAGCTGGCGCTGGGTGTCTTGTTTAAAAGCCGCAAACAGAAGCATGATGAGAAGCTAGTATCTCAGTTGGTCAAGGTACTGGGTATTTATCCGCCTGGAACCTTAGTCAACCTTACCGATGGCAGCTTTGCAAAAGTGATGATGACGACTTCAGAAGTGAAAAAACCTCACGTTTGGGCATGTAGCCCTCGAGGTGAAGATGCGACCTTGCGTTTTTTAATGGAAGAGGAGGTGTCGGTGAGTGAAGTAGTTAAGCTAGAAAACCTCCCAGAAAGCGTGTTAAAAACCCTACAAGCAGAAAATACGATTAGTTTTTACTTTAGTGACTTTGAACACTAA
- a CDS encoding DUF2919 domain-containing protein produces the protein MNFSHIKWLDDKGHVKPPLTLYLMLVFLARAWCVLVASLTQFNDQSGLVRLFYPQKSDFLLALLTGIGAVFVYFLIIAERKRKPDWLRPIFKHGRTLLLMLVALDAAVLVQRLIHDYFVFKVSYGLDSLLVFWSLIYLFNSKRLKLYFSDWHAQETEQSDKK, from the coding sequence ATGAATTTTAGTCATATTAAGTGGCTAGACGACAAAGGTCATGTTAAGCCACCACTAACCTTGTACTTAATGCTGGTGTTTCTGGCGCGCGCCTGGTGCGTGCTCGTCGCATCGCTGACGCAATTTAACGACCAGTCTGGCTTAGTGAGGCTTTTCTACCCACAAAAATCAGACTTTTTGTTGGCATTGCTAACGGGTATCGGTGCAGTGTTTGTGTATTTTCTGATTATCGCTGAGCGTAAACGCAAACCTGATTGGTTGAGACCCATCTTCAAGCACGGGCGAACGCTACTGCTGATGTTGGTTGCACTCGATGCTGCTGTGTTAGTGCAACGACTCATACACGACTACTTTGTGTTTAAGGTTAGTTACGGCCTAGACTCGCTATTGGTGTTCTGGTCTTTGATCTATTTATTCAACTCAAAACGACTAAAATTGTATTTTAGCGACTGGCATGCGCAAGAAACAGAGCAAAGCGATAAGAAATAG
- a CDS encoding NERD domain-containing protein kinase family protein yields MARHISFGTPVNDAERWAFSLLSDELPKDYMLLTNVEIPTHTGQAMEVDALVVGEWGVYVVDVKGYIGRLNAGLHAWSLDGRDVDNSLSKANYVARVLAGRLKHKIPVGVYAPWCQGMVFVTGRKGEEILVEKDQGNLSIYTPAKIIQALTKEWGLTAPRKHQVTEQQKEMVLDTIGQVAIVEQRNQKIQDFIKLKCLFLQQGLEVWQSEYNPGGWTAPWLLKILVQSQFESALDAEQHEIRLREEFKRMQSLSGCSGVPFCAPLIQDGEQLVLPIRMPRGIPLNIFEVEQQSTYQLLEILRRSISGMQQIHRRGYTIGGWASNCVFLSDQGDVEFIDIKDNLTIAEDIAEYAKAFLTLAEQTQQPRIYHWYRDAAKGTTVDLDAIRCDLSALIELGVCDTVPQRIEIERGAVIDHHFKLESFISSTDHSQLWQARHIQGNYPCAISVYNDVDEQWHKLNNIYRSLSKIYHPHIEKVLSFGQLPESNDLFIARAWAQGVALDEVKGVEIGQPITWFIQILTALQYLHNIDIFHGAICPKNIICNHDTATLVNFGIGSDIAQIHYAAKYADPTLWDVEGEAEKDLYGLVASFIDSLVPKKLHQDDGAAGIVEALEQFDREWFGEALYDACLKILKFEFRIEPNRDYAEQLGLEDEEVVQAGM; encoded by the coding sequence ATGGCAAGGCATATCAGTTTCGGGACCCCAGTTAACGACGCAGAGCGTTGGGCATTCTCATTACTTTCAGATGAATTACCTAAAGACTATATGTTGCTCACCAATGTGGAAATTCCAACCCATACTGGTCAGGCAATGGAAGTTGACGCGCTTGTAGTTGGTGAGTGGGGCGTGTATGTGGTTGACGTTAAGGGCTATATTGGTCGACTTAACGCAGGGCTGCATGCATGGTCTTTAGACGGGCGCGATGTTGATAACAGCCTGTCAAAAGCCAATTATGTTGCCAGAGTGCTTGCGGGTCGCTTAAAGCACAAAATTCCTGTAGGTGTTTATGCACCATGGTGTCAGGGCATGGTGTTTGTTACTGGCCGCAAAGGTGAAGAGATTCTGGTCGAGAAAGATCAGGGTAACTTAAGTATTTATACTCCAGCAAAAATTATCCAAGCGCTAACTAAAGAATGGGGCTTAACCGCACCGCGCAAGCACCAAGTGACTGAGCAACAAAAAGAGATGGTACTTGATACCATAGGTCAGGTCGCCATTGTTGAGCAGCGTAATCAAAAAATTCAAGACTTCATCAAGCTCAAATGTTTGTTCCTGCAACAAGGTTTAGAAGTTTGGCAGTCAGAATATAACCCAGGCGGTTGGACGGCACCCTGGCTACTTAAAATCCTAGTACAGAGCCAATTTGAAAGCGCATTAGATGCTGAACAACACGAAATTAGACTGCGTGAAGAGTTTAAGCGTATGCAGTCGCTATCTGGTTGTAGTGGTGTACCTTTTTGCGCGCCACTTATCCAAGACGGCGAGCAGCTGGTATTGCCTATTCGTATGCCGCGGGGCATTCCGCTGAATATCTTTGAGGTTGAGCAACAATCTACTTATCAACTGCTTGAAATTTTACGCCGCAGTATTAGTGGAATGCAGCAAATTCATCGCCGGGGTTATACCATTGGCGGCTGGGCAAGTAACTGTGTGTTCTTGTCAGATCAAGGTGATGTTGAGTTTATCGACATTAAAGACAATCTTACCATTGCCGAAGATATTGCCGAATATGCTAAGGCGTTCTTAACCCTTGCTGAGCAAACTCAGCAGCCGCGTATTTACCATTGGTATCGTGACGCCGCAAAAGGCACTACTGTCGATTTAGATGCCATTCGCTGTGATTTATCGGCGCTGATCGAGCTGGGCGTATGCGATACCGTGCCGCAGCGTATTGAAATCGAGCGCGGCGCGGTGATTGACCATCACTTTAAACTTGAATCATTTATCTCATCCACTGATCATAGCCAGCTTTGGCAAGCAAGGCATATTCAGGGCAATTACCCTTGTGCAATTAGCGTGTATAACGATGTTGATGAGCAGTGGCACAAGCTAAATAATATTTATCGTAGCTTATCTAAAATCTATCACCCTCATATCGAGAAAGTGCTCAGCTTTGGCCAGCTTCCAGAGTCCAATGATCTATTTATCGCCCGAGCCTGGGCGCAAGGTGTGGCATTAGATGAAGTGAAGGGCGTAGAGATTGGCCAGCCGATCACTTGGTTTATTCAAATTCTTACCGCGCTGCAATACCTGCACAATATTGATATTTTTCATGGCGCAATATGTCCTAAAAACATCATTTGTAATCACGACACTGCGACATTAGTGAACTTTGGGATCGGTAGCGATATCGCGCAAATCCATTACGCCGCTAAATATGCTGATCCAACACTTTGGGACGTGGAGGGTGAAGCCGAGAAAGATCTTTATGGTCTCGTCGCCAGCTTTATCGACTCGTTAGTACCGAAAAAGCTGCATCAAGACGACGGCGCTGCCGGGATTGTTGAAGCGCTGGAGCAATTTGACCGTGAATGGTTTGGCGAGGCGCTTTATGATGCTTGTTTAAAGATTTTGAAGTTTGAATTTAGAATCGAGCCAAATCGTGACTATGCCGAGCAATTAGGTTTAGAAGACGAGGAAGTCGTTCAAGCGGGTATGTAG